One window of the Brevibacterium limosum genome contains the following:
- a CDS encoding type III restriction-modification system endonuclease, with amino-acid sequence MQIRLQKLEHQQRALDALTRVFAGVELDHSTEPESNVAFDPADPQIAHNIADIQSGVLDGIDSIPRAWRGRTDDGVLGVDAKMETGTGKTLVYTQFMYELNRLYGFTKFILLVPSTPIKEGTKAFIQSKYAGKYFADEYSGRQTLHLDVLDPQKRSKGRRMFPGAIASFAQGSRLSQGRISALLMTDGMLLSQTTMAADYDQTVLGSASVPYEALRRTRPVVIMDEPHRFRRDNKAYQKLVDEIQPLAVFRFGATFPELGKTGKTDYNNLVFNLGAVESFNEQLVKGVQVQYPQDSSSDTTRLKLTSLSARKPKQATFQNIGTGKSLTFDIGDTLGIADGAFAGITIEGVGKTDNPTIKSGVTLSNGQALGSGDILSARVYSDTYQGLMMRQALDNHFETEWENYRRSSRIKTLTLFFIDSIESYRGSDGSKGHLRQRFEELLTARLTAEIEKREGDPSPVAKEYVAYLRASLADVEATNGGYFSADNSATDEDIQREVDDILRNKEAMLSFETTSGAPNTRRFLFSKWTLREGWDNPNVFQIVKLRSSGSEISKLQEVGRGLRLPVDAKGTRLAGEQFYLTYLIDYTEQEFAESLVEEINSDVALGPAKVRELLPKVADELGKTETEFFIELLQQGFVDSDKNVVPGREEDLFAAYPAFNKKGLKPDKIVKGNEKVKVRIRSERYSELKDLWETLNAKYYLRLDELTPDEIDDCIDEVLSAGIYRQEFGRFAQDVVVRTDESTSLEVRTETKARFDATETMPYGDWLKRVRAQTALPIERVHAGLVRLHAKKSLPADFFNKATLHEFVAGFTEWMESNYLERFTYSKIKGLVLGSELTDADGAPLESITQGNIGVFRDDKAIVPDKFLYDAFVYDSPKESETIRDSKLDEVVVFGKIPRRSIKVPLYFGGTTSPDFMYVLKRDDGGLSLNFIIETKDVKKRSDLRESEKLRMTAAQRFFESMSSEGIEVTFRDQVQREDIAALIRRVLTD; translated from the coding sequence ATGCAGATCCGTCTTCAGAAGCTTGAGCACCAGCAGCGCGCGCTCGACGCCCTAACCCGCGTATTCGCTGGAGTCGAGCTCGACCACAGCACAGAGCCTGAGTCGAACGTCGCCTTCGACCCTGCCGACCCGCAGATCGCACACAACATTGCCGACATCCAGTCGGGCGTCCTCGATGGAATCGACTCGATTCCCCGTGCCTGGCGTGGCCGCACCGACGACGGGGTGCTCGGCGTGGATGCGAAGATGGAGACCGGCACCGGTAAGACGCTCGTGTATACGCAGTTTATGTACGAGCTCAACCGACTGTACGGCTTCACGAAGTTCATCCTCTTGGTGCCGTCCACCCCGATCAAGGAGGGCACGAAGGCGTTCATTCAGTCGAAGTATGCCGGCAAGTACTTCGCGGACGAGTACAGCGGCCGACAGACACTTCACCTTGACGTGCTTGACCCGCAAAAGCGCTCCAAGGGGCGCAGGATGTTCCCAGGCGCGATCGCCAGCTTCGCCCAGGGGTCGAGGCTCTCGCAGGGGCGAATCTCAGCGCTGCTGATGACCGATGGAATGCTGTTGTCGCAGACGACGATGGCCGCCGATTACGACCAGACCGTGCTGGGTTCTGCGAGTGTCCCATATGAGGCCTTACGTCGGACACGTCCGGTCGTGATCATGGACGAGCCGCATCGATTCCGACGCGACAACAAGGCGTATCAGAAGCTCGTCGACGAGATTCAACCTCTGGCGGTCTTTCGCTTCGGCGCGACGTTCCCGGAGCTCGGCAAGACGGGGAAGACCGACTACAACAACCTCGTGTTCAACCTCGGTGCCGTCGAGTCGTTCAACGAGCAACTGGTCAAGGGCGTTCAGGTCCAGTACCCGCAGGATAGCAGCAGTGATACGACGCGGCTGAAGCTCACGAGTCTCTCCGCGCGCAAGCCGAAGCAGGCCACGTTCCAGAACATCGGCACGGGGAAGTCGCTCACTTTCGATATTGGGGATACGCTCGGTATCGCCGACGGCGCATTCGCGGGCATCACGATCGAAGGGGTCGGCAAGACTGACAACCCGACGATCAAGTCCGGCGTCACCCTGTCTAACGGTCAGGCGCTGGGGTCGGGGGACATCCTCTCGGCTCGGGTCTACTCGGACACCTATCAGGGCCTGATGATGCGGCAGGCGCTCGACAACCATTTCGAGACTGAGTGGGAGAACTACCGCCGCTCGTCCAGGATCAAAACACTAACTCTGTTCTTTATCGACTCGATCGAGTCCTATCGCGGCAGCGACGGTTCGAAGGGTCATCTGAGGCAGCGCTTCGAGGAGCTACTCACCGCACGGCTCACTGCGGAGATCGAGAAGCGCGAAGGCGACCCTTCGCCCGTCGCGAAGGAGTACGTCGCCTACCTGCGTGCGTCGCTCGCTGACGTCGAGGCGACGAACGGAGGATATTTCTCCGCAGACAACTCCGCCACCGATGAGGATATCCAGCGTGAGGTTGACGACATCCTCCGCAATAAGGAGGCGATGCTGTCCTTCGAGACGACGAGCGGTGCGCCGAATACTCGCCGATTCTTATTCTCGAAGTGGACGCTCCGTGAGGGGTGGGACAACCCGAACGTGTTCCAGATCGTCAAGCTCCGGTCGTCCGGGTCGGAGATCTCGAAGCTCCAGGAGGTTGGACGTGGCCTCCGGTTGCCCGTGGACGCGAAGGGCACTCGTCTCGCGGGCGAGCAGTTCTACCTCACCTACCTCATCGACTACACGGAGCAGGAGTTCGCCGAGTCTCTCGTCGAAGAGATCAACTCCGATGTCGCTCTGGGCCCTGCCAAGGTGAGGGAGCTTCTGCCTAAGGTTGCCGACGAGCTCGGCAAGACGGAGACGGAATTCTTCATCGAGCTCCTCCAGCAGGGGTTTGTTGATTCGGACAAGAATGTCGTACCGGGGCGCGAAGAGGACTTGTTCGCTGCCTACCCCGCGTTCAACAAGAAGGGCCTGAAGCCTGACAAGATCGTGAAGGGCAATGAGAAGGTTAAGGTCAGGATTCGCTCCGAACGGTACTCCGAGCTTAAGGACCTCTGGGAGACGCTGAACGCGAAGTACTACCTCCGACTCGACGAGCTCACGCCGGATGAGATCGATGATTGCATCGATGAGGTGCTCAGCGCCGGGATCTACCGGCAGGAGTTCGGGCGGTTCGCGCAGGACGTCGTGGTGAGGACCGACGAGAGCACGTCTCTGGAGGTCCGAACGGAGACGAAGGCACGGTTCGACGCGACTGAGACGATGCCATACGGCGACTGGCTGAAGCGCGTGCGGGCGCAGACGGCTCTGCCAATCGAACGGGTCCACGCAGGTCTCGTCCGTCTCCACGCGAAGAAGAGCCTACCTGCGGACTTCTTCAACAAGGCGACCCTGCATGAGTTCGTCGCCGGGTTCACGGAGTGGATGGAGAGCAATTATCTCGAGCGGTTCACATACTCGAAGATTAAGGGGCTCGTGCTCGGCAGCGAACTCACCGATGCAGACGGCGCTCCTCTTGAAAGCATCACGCAGGGAAACATCGGCGTGTTCCGTGACGACAAGGCCATCGTGCCAGATAAGTTCCTGTACGACGCGTTCGTGTACGACTCTCCGAAGGAATCCGAGACGATCCGTGACTCCAAGTTGGATGAAGTCGTCGTCTTCGGGAAGATCCCTCGCCGGTCGATCAAGGTACCCCTGTACTTCGGTGGCACGACGAGTCCGGACTTCATGTACGTACTCAAGCGTGATGACGGGGGACTGTCCCTCAACTTCATCATTGAGACGAAGGACGTCAAGAAGCGCTCTGACCTCCGTGAGAGCGAGAAGCTCAGGATGACGGCAGCGCAGCGGTTCTTCGAGTCGATGAGCTCAGAGGGCATCGAAGTCACCTTCCGCGATCAGGTGCAGCGCGAAGACATCGCAGCACTGATCAGGCGGGTTCTGACGGACTGA
- a CDS encoding site-specific DNA-methyltransferase, which translates to MIRDAHEANATTRPTDFELARLRAALPEYFDKDGGFMLDRLQETLRGGDVNLTREGYELKFLGKSYAKYLTSTKTETVVVPDMDHNSADANADSRNLYIAGDNLDALKHLIGSYSSRVKAIYIDPPYNTGKDGFVYNDDFGFSASDLVKKIGLDEDEARRVTDLHGKSSHSAWLTFMYPRLELAKELLADEGVILISVDDNEQANVRLLCDEVYGEGNWLGTLVWKNATDNNPSQIAIEHEYVLVYAKSRDDVAAVWKSEVSAVKELVIETGDKFINEFEDDDARQKAYTAWFRENKGQLGRLDGYKYVDGDGVYAGSRSVHNPSGEGYRYDVLHPVTGKPCKQPLFGYRFPETTMQRLLEEDRILFGNDENKIVELKAYARDYSDSLASVITMDGRSGANEIVDLFGEKVFTNPKPSRFLAQILDFVLEPGDTVLDFFSGSATTADAVMQLNARDDGDRRFILVQLPERIELGKPGAKQGYSTIDEVGRDRIVRAAKKLQRDTDVQIDGGFRLFRLELPSQKTLDQLQSFDANETHALLSGNFVSKFDLAGTPGRDVVLTTWMLEDKAGLTTRAESILLNEYELAVCGDTGYVIDPGLASTDVLQLVSKLENGDLNLDRLVVFGYSVTFSVMHELKQNLKSLRSGHKVSVIERF; encoded by the coding sequence GTGATCAGAGACGCGCACGAGGCCAACGCGACTACCAGACCAACCGATTTCGAGCTGGCGCGCCTCCGCGCGGCCTTGCCAGAGTACTTCGACAAAGACGGCGGTTTCATGCTCGACCGCCTTCAGGAGACGCTGCGCGGTGGCGACGTGAATCTGACGCGGGAGGGGTACGAGCTCAAGTTCCTAGGTAAGTCGTACGCGAAGTACCTTACGTCGACCAAGACAGAGACCGTCGTAGTGCCCGACATGGACCACAACTCGGCAGACGCCAACGCGGACTCCCGGAACCTGTACATCGCCGGCGACAACCTTGACGCGCTGAAGCACCTGATCGGTTCATATAGCTCGCGAGTGAAGGCCATCTACATTGACCCCCCTTATAACACCGGTAAGGACGGCTTCGTCTACAACGACGACTTCGGTTTCTCAGCGTCCGATCTGGTCAAGAAGATCGGTCTGGACGAGGATGAGGCCCGTAGAGTCACGGACCTTCACGGCAAGTCTTCCCACTCTGCTTGGCTGACCTTCATGTACCCGCGGCTCGAACTCGCTAAAGAGCTGCTCGCGGACGAGGGCGTCATCTTAATCAGCGTCGACGACAACGAGCAGGCCAACGTCAGGCTCTTGTGCGACGAGGTCTACGGCGAAGGCAATTGGCTGGGCACGCTCGTGTGGAAGAACGCGACGGACAACAACCCCTCGCAGATCGCAATCGAGCATGAGTATGTGCTCGTCTACGCGAAGTCTCGGGACGACGTTGCGGCGGTCTGGAAGTCGGAGGTTTCGGCCGTCAAGGAGCTGGTCATCGAGACTGGTGACAAGTTCATCAACGAGTTCGAGGACGATGATGCGCGCCAGAAGGCCTACACGGCCTGGTTTCGCGAGAACAAAGGGCAGCTGGGTCGCCTCGACGGTTACAAGTATGTCGATGGCGACGGGGTTTACGCCGGCAGCCGAAGCGTACACAACCCTAGCGGCGAGGGCTACCGTTACGACGTCCTGCATCCCGTAACAGGCAAGCCTTGCAAGCAGCCCCTGTTCGGCTACAGGTTCCCTGAAACCACGATGCAACGGCTTCTCGAGGAAGACCGCATCCTCTTTGGGAACGATGAGAATAAGATCGTCGAGCTTAAGGCTTACGCGCGTGATTACAGCGACTCGCTGGCTAGCGTCATCACCATGGATGGTCGCTCAGGCGCGAACGAGATCGTTGACCTGTTCGGTGAGAAGGTGTTCACGAACCCCAAGCCGAGCCGTTTCTTGGCCCAGATCCTAGACTTCGTCCTTGAGCCTGGCGACACGGTGCTCGACTTCTTCTCGGGGTCTGCGACGACTGCTGACGCAGTCATGCAGCTCAATGCCCGCGACGACGGCGATCGGCGCTTTATCCTGGTCCAGCTCCCTGAACGGATCGAGTTGGGGAAGCCTGGCGCTAAGCAGGGGTACTCGACCATCGACGAGGTTGGTCGTGACCGGATTGTTCGCGCCGCCAAGAAGCTCCAGAGGGACACGGACGTGCAGATTGACGGCGGCTTCCGCCTGTTCCGTCTCGAGCTGCCGAGTCAGAAGACTCTCGACCAGCTCCAGTCCTTCGATGCCAATGAGACTCACGCCCTGCTTAGCGGCAACTTCGTCTCGAAATTCGACCTAGCGGGGACGCCTGGCAGGGACGTCGTGCTCACGACCTGGATGCTCGAGGACAAAGCCGGGCTGACAACACGGGCCGAGTCTATACTTCTCAACGAGTACGAACTGGCGGTCTGCGGCGATACGGGCTATGTCATTGACCCAGGCCTTGCTAGTACAGACGTGCTCCAGCTGGTGTCAAAGCTGGAGAACGGCGACCTCAATCTGGATCGACTGGTCGTCTTCGGCTACTCAGTGACCTTTTCGGTGATGCACGAACTGAAGCAGAACCTGAAGTCGCTGAGGTCGGGACACAAAGTGTCCGTCATTGAGCGGTTCTGA
- a CDS encoding recombinase family protein — protein sequence MTKLIGYARVSTRDQSTDRQQTDLFAVGVRRDDLYVDHGVSGAKASRPEFDRALNALIDGDTLVITTLDRLGRSTQNMLSLAEELRGRGVGLRILNLGGGDVDTDTPMGSMVFTIMAALAQMEREIKRERITDSVAKRRAAGLDLGGRPRRITDSQVRNAIRLVGSGEPVAQVARDLGMSRATFYRRARTLVE from the coding sequence ATGACGAAACTGATCGGATATGCTCGCGTATCAACGCGCGACCAATCCACCGACCGACAACAAACTGATCTCTTCGCCGTCGGTGTCCGCCGTGACGACCTTTATGTCGACCATGGCGTCTCTGGCGCTAAAGCATCACGGCCAGAGTTCGACCGTGCGCTAAACGCTCTCATCGACGGTGACACGCTTGTCATCACCACGCTCGATCGTCTGGGGCGTTCAACCCAGAACATGCTCAGCCTCGCCGAAGAACTTCGAGGCCGCGGTGTTGGCCTTCGGATCCTCAATCTTGGCGGTGGTGATGTGGACACGGATACGCCGATGGGCTCGATGGTATTCACCATCATGGCCGCCCTGGCGCAGATGGAACGCGAAATCAAACGCGAACGCATCACAGACTCCGTTGCTAAACGCCGGGCAGCCGGCCTTGATCTCGGGGGCCGACCCCGTAGGATCACCGATAGTCAGGTGCGCAACGCTATTCGTTTAGTCGGTAGCGGCGAACCAGTCGCTCAGGTCGCGCGGGATCTCGGAATGTCGAGGGCAACGTTCTATCGACGTGCACGCACGCTCGTCGAGTAG
- a CDS encoding multicopper oxidase family protein, translating into MSPLTRRQLLALGAAGAGATVVGGTGLWWTATGGRGYTGGEDLIEPQVLASREGVLELDLTAAQTRIQVGGRQASVKAFNGSLPGPTLRVAPGDTVRVAMTNRLEAPTNLHVHGMHVSPEGNGDNPFVSIAPGGSFNYEFALPADHPPGTYWYHPHRHGHVADQVAAGLYGAIIVEDTEPVPVTRERVMVVSDLTLDASGNLAEVSQMQQMMGREGEVVLVNGAVRPQLNAAPGERERWRIVNACPSRYLRLRLEGQQVRVLSRDLGRLPTPEDITEVVLAPGNRIEMLVETTEGSSTLVAAPVDRGGMDAMMGGTMMGDNETGSGEPVELLTLTVSGAPVQKPPPVPEGPGLRDLRGEPITARRTLDFAMGMGGGAMMGSGGGEGDTTMMAFTINGQEFGPDRVDTPVAAGTVEEWTLKNSSPMDHPIHLHVWPMQIVQDGNRDLSEPRWQDVVNVPARSQVKVLIAFEDFPGKTVYHCHILDHEDQGMMGTVEAR; encoded by the coding sequence GTGAGCCCGCTGACCCGCCGGCAGCTGCTGGCGCTTGGCGCGGCAGGGGCCGGTGCCACCGTCGTCGGCGGGACCGGGCTGTGGTGGACCGCCACCGGCGGCCGCGGGTACACCGGTGGTGAGGACCTGATCGAACCGCAGGTGCTGGCCAGCCGCGAAGGCGTGCTGGAACTGGACCTGACCGCCGCCCAGACACGCATCCAGGTCGGCGGACGGCAGGCATCCGTGAAGGCTTTCAACGGCTCCCTTCCCGGCCCGACTCTGCGCGTGGCACCCGGAGATACAGTGCGGGTTGCGATGACCAACCGTCTGGAGGCGCCGACGAACCTGCACGTGCACGGGATGCACGTTTCCCCGGAAGGCAACGGCGATAACCCGTTCGTGAGTATCGCACCCGGTGGGTCCTTCAACTATGAGTTCGCCTTGCCCGCCGACCATCCGCCGGGCACCTACTGGTACCACCCGCACCGCCACGGCCACGTGGCCGATCAGGTCGCCGCTGGACTCTACGGGGCCATCATCGTTGAGGACACCGAGCCGGTCCCGGTCACCCGGGAGCGGGTCATGGTGGTCTCGGATCTGACCCTGGATGCTTCGGGCAACCTCGCCGAGGTGAGTCAGATGCAACAGATGATGGGCCGGGAAGGTGAGGTCGTGCTGGTCAACGGAGCGGTCCGCCCGCAACTGAACGCCGCGCCCGGGGAGCGGGAACGGTGGCGAATCGTGAACGCCTGCCCCTCCCGGTACCTCCGACTGCGGTTGGAGGGCCAGCAGGTGCGGGTGCTCAGCCGCGACCTCGGCCGCCTGCCGACCCCCGAGGACATCACCGAAGTGGTGCTGGCCCCCGGCAACCGCATCGAGATGCTCGTGGAAACGACCGAGGGCTCCTCCACGCTGGTCGCCGCACCGGTGGACCGCGGCGGCATGGACGCCATGATGGGCGGGACCATGATGGGTGACAACGAGACCGGTAGCGGCGAGCCGGTCGAGCTGCTCACTCTGACAGTGTCCGGAGCACCCGTCCAAAAACCTCCACCTGTGCCTGAAGGACCGGGCCTGCGAGATCTGCGCGGGGAGCCGATCACCGCCCGCCGCACCCTGGACTTCGCCATGGGCATGGGTGGCGGGGCCATGATGGGCAGTGGGGGCGGTGAGGGGGACACCACGATGATGGCCTTCACCATCAACGGCCAGGAGTTCGGCCCCGACCGGGTCGACACCCCCGTGGCGGCCGGGACCGTGGAGGAGTGGACCCTGAAAAACTCCAGTCCCATGGACCACCCCATCCACCTGCACGTATGGCCCATGCAGATCGTCCAGGACGGAAACCGCGACCTCTCCGAACCGAGGTGGCAGGACGTAGTGAACGTCCCGGCCCGCAGCCAGGTAAAAGTCCTCATCGCCTTCGAGGACTTTCCCGGGAAGACCGTCTACCACTGCCACATCCTCGACCACGAGGACCAGGGCATGATGGGCACCGTAGAAGCCCGCTGA
- a CDS encoding SHOCT domain-containing protein, which produces MMNGGGMGGMGLMWVFGLLVLAGVIVLVVVLVKTLSGRSSNTGAPDHGRAPGADPGRGREILQERYARGELSAEEYRERLQTLEDDGR; this is translated from the coding sequence ATGATGAACGGCGGCGGTATGGGTGGTATGGGATTGATGTGGGTCTTCGGGCTGCTGGTGCTCGCCGGGGTAATCGTGCTGGTGGTCGTGCTGGTAAAGACCCTCTCCGGCAGATCCTCGAACACCGGCGCACCCGATCACGGTCGTGCCCCCGGCGCGGATCCTGGCCGGGGGCGGGAGATCCTCCAGGAGCGCTACGCCCGCGGCGAGTTGAGCGCCGAGGAGTACCGCGAACGGTTGCAGACCCTCGAAGATGACGGCCGGTGA
- a CDS encoding MBL fold metallo-hydrolase yields MDVITIDTPQLGDRSYLVHDGTSALVIDPQRDTDRLEAAVRNAGVKITHVAETHIHNDYLTGGLMLAKAHGAEYLVNAADPVDYERTPVADGEVFQVGDLSVKAVATPGHTHTHLSYIVSDGQGQAVFSGGSLLYGSVGRTDLVSDDDTETLTRNQYASARRLVAEAVQDAPLYPTHGFGSFCSSGPAAQVDSSTIGEQARDNHALTDPDEDHFVSELIANLSAYPAYYAHMSPLNIEGPGPADLTVPESVDAGELGRRLNDGEWVIDLRNRVAFASNHLDGSVSFEYGDGSSFTGYLGWVLPWNDKLTLLGTHEDVENAIRDLSRIGIDSPDTATGGGPAEWAHGVPTAKYPRVGWDEVPRGSTGDEVILDVRRTDEFETSHIRGAVNIPVHDLPSRMGDVPPQRLWVHCASGYRSGIAASLLQRAGKDVVHIDAMFNEAESVGLPMAES; encoded by the coding sequence ATGGACGTCATCACGATCGACACCCCGCAACTGGGCGACCGCAGCTACCTGGTCCACGACGGCACGAGTGCACTGGTGATCGACCCGCAGCGCGATACCGACCGGCTCGAAGCCGCCGTCCGGAATGCGGGGGTGAAAATCACCCACGTTGCCGAAACCCACATCCACAACGACTACCTCACCGGCGGGCTGATGCTCGCCAAGGCTCACGGGGCAGAGTATCTGGTCAACGCCGCCGACCCCGTCGACTACGAACGGACCCCGGTTGCCGACGGGGAGGTCTTCCAGGTCGGCGATCTATCCGTCAAGGCGGTGGCCACGCCCGGGCACACCCACACCCACCTGTCCTATATCGTCAGCGATGGTCAAGGGCAGGCGGTTTTCTCCGGAGGGAGTCTGCTGTATGGCTCCGTTGGGCGCACCGACCTGGTCAGCGACGATGACACCGAGACCCTCACCCGGAACCAGTACGCCTCGGCGCGGCGGCTCGTTGCCGAAGCCGTCCAGGACGCCCCGCTGTATCCCACCCATGGGTTCGGTTCCTTCTGCTCCAGCGGACCTGCCGCCCAGGTTGATTCGTCCACTATCGGCGAGCAGGCCCGGGACAACCATGCTCTGACAGATCCGGACGAGGACCACTTCGTTTCGGAATTGATCGCCAACCTCAGCGCTTACCCTGCCTACTACGCACACATGAGCCCCCTGAACATTGAAGGCCCCGGTCCCGCGGACCTGACAGTGCCAGAGTCGGTCGACGCCGGCGAACTCGGCCGCCGCCTCAACGACGGCGAATGGGTCATCGACCTGCGCAACCGGGTCGCTTTCGCCAGCAACCATCTGGATGGGTCCGTCAGTTTCGAATATGGCGACGGGTCCAGCTTCACCGGATATTTGGGCTGGGTGCTGCCCTGGAACGACAAACTGACACTGCTCGGTACGCACGAAGATGTGGAGAACGCGATCCGGGACCTGTCCCGGATCGGCATCGATTCCCCCGATACTGCCACCGGCGGCGGCCCGGCCGAATGGGCCCATGGAGTGCCAACCGCCAAGTATCCCCGGGTTGGCTGGGATGAGGTTCCCCGCGGCAGCACCGGTGACGAAGTCATTCTTGACGTGCGGCGCACCGACGAGTTCGAAACCTCCCACATTCGAGGGGCCGTCAACATCCCCGTCCATGACCTGCCGTCCCGGATGGGCGACGTCCCGCCACAGCGGCTGTGGGTGCACTGCGCCTCCGGCTACCGTTCCGGCATCGCCGCGAGCCTGCTGCAGCGCGCCGGCAAAGACGTGGTCCACATCGACGCCATGTTCAACGAGGCCGAAAGTGTCGGCCTGCCCATGGCCGAATCGTAA
- a CDS encoding DUF302 domain-containing protein: MSYTHTITVDLSYTDAVERTKEALSEQGFGVLSEIDVRSTFESKLGAEAAEALGDYVILGACNPGLAQRGLTAEPDLGALLPCNVVVRRGPSAGTTVVQAIDPQTMVELSDTDAVREVADDADTRLRAALAQLPAAAGA, from the coding sequence ATGAGCTACACCCACACGATCACCGTCGACCTTTCCTACACCGACGCCGTGGAACGGACCAAGGAGGCCCTCTCTGAACAGGGGTTCGGCGTCCTGTCGGAAATCGACGTCCGCTCCACCTTCGAGAGCAAGCTGGGCGCTGAGGCCGCAGAGGCGCTCGGCGATTACGTCATCCTGGGTGCCTGCAACCCCGGCCTGGCCCAGCGCGGCCTCACCGCCGAGCCGGATCTGGGGGCGCTGCTGCCGTGCAACGTCGTCGTGCGCCGCGGCCCATCAGCCGGCACCACGGTGGTCCAAGCCATTGACCCGCAAACCATGGTCGAGCTCAGCGACACCGATGCTGTCCGCGAAGTGGCCGACGATGCCGATACCCGGCTGCGCGCCGCATTAGCTCAATTGCCGGCCGCCGCCGGAGCGTAG
- a CDS encoding metal-sensitive transcriptional regulator, with protein sequence MQLDTTDLGPVVNRLKRAQGQLGAVTRMLENGSDCKDVVTQLAAVSRALDKAGFAIIASGLQQCMSQEDPRIDKKDLEKLFLSLA encoded by the coding sequence ATGCAACTCGACACCACAGATCTGGGCCCGGTCGTGAACCGGCTCAAGCGTGCACAGGGACAACTTGGTGCCGTCACACGGATGCTCGAAAACGGCAGTGACTGCAAGGATGTGGTGACTCAGCTTGCCGCCGTATCGCGGGCGCTGGATAAGGCTGGATTTGCCATCATCGCCAGCGGGCTTCAGCAGTGCATGAGCCAGGAGGACCCCCGTATCGATAAGAAGGACTTGGAAAAACTGTTCCTCTCCCTCGCCTAA
- a CDS encoding MBL fold metallo-hydrolase, giving the protein MIVNQYYLGCLSHGSYLIGDERSGQAVVVDPRRDIGEYLADAAANNLTITGVINTHFHADFVAGHLELAQATGAWIGYGRRAETEYEIRTFSHGDKVSLGEVELEILETPGHTWESISVLVREQSGASPDAVLTGDALFIGDVGRPDLAAAVGADPDELARALYASIHDVLMKLPDDVRVLPAHGAGSACGKNLSDELESTIGAQRMMNLSVQPMGEDEFVAMIRSGQPAIPEYFAVDAVLNRQDRPLIGAASDLRALSVRDLQDAAARGARILDTRSPEDFAEGHLAGSLNVGLDGRFAETAGMVIGSDEEIVLITHASREEEAAMRLGRIGFDRVAGYLNEPARAFTELGDIVQRGERVDVETFDTERQNEGATVLDVRNPGEIEDGAVPGSVRIPLAELAQRHNEVPADRPVLVHCAGGWRSSVGASTLRALGHTNVKDLTGGYSAWTATHEPSNA; this is encoded by the coding sequence ATGATCGTGAATCAGTACTACCTCGGCTGCCTGTCCCATGGCTCCTACCTGATCGGCGATGAGAGAAGCGGTCAGGCGGTCGTCGTCGATCCGCGGCGCGACATTGGCGAGTACCTCGCCGACGCGGCGGCGAACAACCTGACGATCACCGGGGTGATCAATACCCACTTCCACGCCGACTTCGTCGCCGGCCACCTTGAACTCGCCCAGGCCACCGGCGCATGGATCGGCTACGGCCGCCGAGCAGAAACCGAATACGAGATCCGCACCTTCAGCCACGGCGATAAGGTCTCCCTCGGTGAGGTCGAACTCGAGATCCTGGAGACTCCCGGGCACACCTGGGAGTCGATCAGCGTACTGGTACGCGAACAGTCCGGTGCGAGCCCGGATGCGGTACTCACCGGCGATGCATTGTTCATCGGCGATGTCGGCCGCCCCGACCTGGCTGCCGCCGTCGGCGCCGACCCGGACGAGCTGGCACGTGCCCTTTACGCGTCGATCCATGATGTGCTGATGAAGCTTCCCGACGACGTGCGTGTGCTGCCGGCCCACGGCGCCGGTTCCGCATGCGGCAAAAACCTTTCGGATGAACTCGAGTCCACTATCGGTGCGCAGCGGATGATGAACCTCTCCGTCCAGCCGATGGGTGAAGACGAATTCGTTGCCATGATCCGCAGTGGACAGCCGGCCATCCCGGAGTACTTTGCCGTCGATGCCGTACTGAACCGTCAGGACCGCCCCTTGATCGGCGCCGCCAGTGACCTCCGTGCACTGTCCGTACGGGACCTGCAGGATGCCGCCGCCCGCGGCGCTCGGATCCTCGACACCCGCTCACCGGAGGACTTCGCCGAAGGCCACCTCGCCGGATCTCTCAACGTCGGACTCGACGGACGCTTCGCCGAGACGGCCGGCATGGTCATCGGATCAGATGAGGAGATCGTCCTTATCACCCACGCGTCACGTGAAGAAGAGGCCGCGATGCGGCTGGGCCGGATCGGCTTCGACCGGGTGGCCGGTTACCTCAACGAACCGGCACGCGCCTTCACCGAACTCGGCGACATTGTCCAGCGGGGAGAACGCGTCGACGTCGAAACCTTCGACACAGAACGCCAAAACGAAGGGGCCACGGTTCTCGATGTCCGCAATCCCGGTGAAATCGAAGACGGCGCGGTGCCCGGTTCCGTGCGGATTCCGTTGGCAGAACTGGCGCAGCGCCACAACGAAGTCCCCGCGGACCGGCCCGTCCTCGTACACTGCGCCGGCGGGTGGCGCTCCAGCGTCGGCGCCAGCACCCTGCGAGCCCTCGGCCACACCAACGTTAAGGATCTGACCGGTGGCTACAGCGCCTGGACAGCCACTCACGAACCATCCAACGCCTAA